The proteins below come from a single Salinivibrio kushneri genomic window:
- the fadI gene encoding acetyl-CoA C-acyltransferase FadI: MTSQQHLKTSNGDRIAIVSGLRTPFARQSTAYTDVPAVDLGKMVVQEMLNRSSISPKDIDQVVFGQVVQMPEAPNIAREIVLGTGMDIHTDAYSVTRACATSFQAVANVAESMVAGNIQVGIAGGADSSSVLPIGVSKKLARTLLDLSKAKTMSKRLKLLSKLSVKDLAPVPPAVAEYSTGLSMGQTAEQMAKSHQIPREEQDALALRSHQLASKAWDEGLLSDEVMTAYPEPYKTWIAQDNNLRPDSTLEDYAKLRPAFDRKHGSVTAANSTPLTDGAAAVLMMPESRAKALGLEVLGYIRSYAFSAIGVEKDMLMGPSYATPIALDRAGISLADLTLIDMHEAFAAQTLSNVKMFASDAFAREHLNRDRAIGDIDMDKFNVLGGSIAYGHPFAATGARMITQTLRELKRRGGGLALNTACAAGGLGAAMILEAE; this comes from the coding sequence ATGACGTCTCAGCAACACCTTAAAACCAGCAATGGTGATCGCATTGCTATTGTGTCTGGGCTACGTACACCCTTTGCCCGCCAGTCGACCGCTTATACTGATGTGCCAGCGGTCGATCTCGGCAAAATGGTCGTGCAAGAGATGCTCAACCGAAGCAGTATTTCCCCGAAAGATATCGATCAAGTGGTGTTTGGGCAGGTGGTGCAAATGCCTGAAGCGCCGAACATTGCTCGCGAAATCGTGCTGGGCACTGGTATGGATATTCACACTGATGCCTACAGTGTCACCCGCGCCTGTGCGACCAGTTTTCAAGCGGTTGCGAATGTGGCAGAGAGCATGGTCGCCGGCAATATTCAGGTGGGGATTGCTGGTGGTGCGGACTCATCCTCTGTGCTGCCTATCGGCGTTAGCAAAAAACTGGCGCGGACATTATTAGATTTGAGCAAAGCGAAAACCATGAGTAAGCGGTTAAAGCTGCTCAGTAAGCTGTCAGTAAAAGATCTGGCACCGGTTCCGCCTGCGGTGGCTGAGTATTCAACAGGCCTGAGTATGGGGCAAACGGCAGAGCAAATGGCAAAGTCGCATCAGATCCCACGGGAAGAGCAAGATGCTCTTGCGCTTCGCTCGCATCAACTCGCCAGCAAAGCTTGGGATGAAGGCTTGCTGAGTGACGAAGTGATGACAGCCTATCCCGAACCTTACAAAACATGGATTGCACAAGATAATAACTTGCGTCCTGACTCCACGCTGGAAGACTACGCCAAACTACGGCCTGCGTTTGATCGCAAGCATGGCTCGGTCACGGCGGCGAATAGCACGCCGCTCACCGATGGTGCGGCAGCGGTATTGATGATGCCAGAAAGCCGTGCAAAAGCATTGGGTCTAGAAGTGCTCGGTTACATCCGTTCGTATGCATTTTCCGCCATCGGGGTGGAAAAAGACATGCTGATGGGCCCTTCTTATGCGACGCCCATTGCGCTTGATCGTGCGGGGATTTCTCTTGCGGATTTAACCTTGATTGATATGCACGAGGCGTTCGCCGCCCAGACCTTATCTAATGTCAAAATGTTTGCTTCTGACGCATTTGCCCGCGAGCATTTAAATCGTGACCGCGCGATTGGTGACATCGATATGGATAAATTCAACGTGTTAGGGGGCTCAATCGCCTACGGCCATCCATTTGCTGCGACAGGCGCGCGGATGATCACCCAAACCTTACGTGAATTAAAACGTCGTGGCGGCGGATTAGCATTGAACACAGCCTGTGCAGCAGGCGGCCTTGGCGCAGCAATGATCTTGGAGGCAGAATAA